In Spirochaetota bacterium, one DNA window encodes the following:
- a CDS encoding valine--tRNA ligase, with amino-acid sequence MELSASYNPKIAESKWYAIWEKEGLFHGDENDPREAYSIVIPPPNVTGNLHMGHALNNTLQDILIRWQRMNGKATCWMPGMDHAGIATQNVVERLLLKEGKSKYDLGRDEFVKRVWDWKEHSGGQIKEQLKRLGCSLDWERERFTLDEGLSHAVRTVFVTLYNEGLIYQGYRIINWCPRCETALSDIETEYKDVAGKLYYIHYPYEDGKGHITVATTRPETMLGDTAVAVNPNDERYSHLIGKRVILPLMNKPIPIIADEFVDPAFGTGLVKVTPAHDPNDFEMGKRHNLEEVNIFDKNAIVNDNGGVYKGLDRYTAREKVLEDLKALGLLEKVDDHNHAVGHCYRCHTVIEPYLSKQWFVKIQPLAQEAIRVVEEGKIRFIPQQWTKIYFEWMYNIKDWCISRQLWWGHRIPAFYCKDCGHIMVELEDPTVCSMCNSKNLEQDPDVLDTWFSSALWPFSTFGWPEKTKSLEKFYPTSVLVTGFDIIFFWVARMIMMGCKFMNDVPFYDVYIHALVRDEHGQKMSKSRGNVIDPLIMMDKYGTDAFRFTLAIFAAQGRDIILSEKRIEGYSAFCNKIWNSTRFIVMNLGNDFTPQPIDIDSLELFDRWILHSFNQTVKKTTQALEEYRFNDAAQTLYDFWWHEFCDWYIELSKPRIYSQGSLSGAIAKQVLYYVLHEYLKLLHPFMPFITEEIWSTITRSEGRIVVAQWPQYDERFSFNTEFDDAEIFKQIVYKIRNIRGEMNVPPDKKAHVIIKASPKIETLIQQQENNLKILAKLEDVTYDAAYVPQKTDASAVLPECEIYVPLKGLIDLDKEKGRLDKEITRIRGELDKVLRKLNDSTFMSKAPQNIVAKEQSKKAELEEVLDKLLASRAKLG; translated from the coding sequence ATGGAATTGTCAGCGTCATACAATCCAAAAATTGCCGAATCTAAATGGTATGCAATATGGGAGAAGGAGGGACTTTTTCATGGTGATGAAAATGATCCACGTGAAGCGTATTCAATAGTAATACCTCCACCTAATGTTACCGGCAACCTGCACATGGGGCATGCTCTCAATAATACTTTGCAGGATATTCTCATCCGCTGGCAGCGTATGAATGGAAAAGCAACATGCTGGATGCCTGGTATGGATCATGCAGGTATTGCCACTCAGAATGTAGTGGAACGGCTGCTATTAAAAGAAGGAAAATCAAAATATGACTTAGGCCGTGATGAATTTGTAAAGCGCGTGTGGGATTGGAAAGAGCATTCAGGCGGGCAAATAAAAGAACAGCTCAAGCGTTTAGGATGCTCGCTTGATTGGGAACGTGAGCGCTTTACACTGGATGAAGGATTATCGCATGCAGTGCGCACGGTGTTTGTGACATTGTATAATGAAGGGCTCATCTATCAGGGGTACAGAATTATCAACTGGTGCCCACGCTGTGAGACAGCTCTTTCAGACATTGAAACAGAATATAAGGATGTAGCAGGAAAGTTGTACTATATCCACTATCCGTATGAAGATGGTAAAGGACATATTACTGTAGCAACAACCCGACCTGAAACAATGTTAGGAGACACTGCGGTTGCAGTAAATCCCAATGATGAACGCTATTCCCACTTAATTGGCAAAAGAGTTATTTTGCCACTTATGAATAAACCCATTCCGATTATTGCCGATGAGTTTGTTGACCCTGCATTTGGAACAGGACTTGTGAAAGTAACCCCTGCACATGACCCAAATGACTTTGAGATGGGGAAACGCCATAACTTAGAAGAGGTGAATATCTTTGATAAAAATGCAATTGTGAATGATAATGGTGGGGTGTACAAAGGGCTTGACCGTTACACGGCACGCGAAAAGGTGCTTGAGGATTTGAAGGCGCTAGGGCTTTTAGAAAAGGTAGATGACCACAATCACGCTGTTGGCCATTGCTATCGTTGCCATACTGTTATAGAACCGTATTTATCCAAACAGTGGTTTGTGAAAATTCAACCACTGGCACAGGAAGCAATAAGAGTGGTGGAAGAGGGCAAAATACGATTTATTCCTCAGCAGTGGACAAAGATATACTTTGAATGGATGTATAACATTAAAGATTGGTGTATTTCACGCCAACTGTGGTGGGGTCACCGAATTCCTGCATTCTATTGCAAAGACTGCGGCCACATCATGGTAGAGCTTGAAGATCCCACAGTATGCAGCATGTGTAATTCAAAAAATCTTGAGCAGGACCCTGATGTGCTCGATACGTGGTTTTCATCAGCGTTGTGGCCATTTTCAACATTTGGCTGGCCCGAGAAAACAAAGTCACTTGAGAAATTTTATCCCACGAGTGTACTGGTAACTGGCTTTGATATTATCTTTTTCTGGGTTGCCCGAATGATTATGATGGGCTGCAAGTTTATGAATGATGTTCCCTTCTACGATGTATATATACATGCACTGGTTCGTGATGAACATGGCCAAAAGATGAGCAAATCCCGTGGCAATGTAATAGACCCGCTTATTATGATGGATAAATATGGCACGGATGCCTTCAGGTTTACACTGGCAATATTTGCTGCTCAGGGTAGGGACATTATCTTATCCGAAAAGCGTATTGAAGGTTACAGTGCTTTTTGCAATAAGATATGGAACAGCACGCGTTTTATTGTGATGAATTTAGGCAATGATTTTACACCTCAGCCAATAGATATTGATTCGCTTGAGTTGTTTGACAGATGGATATTACACTCGTTCAACCAAACCGTAAAGAAGACGACACAAGCGCTTGAGGAATACCGCTTCAATGATGCGGCACAAACGCTGTATGATTTCTGGTGGCATGAATTCTGTGACTGGTATATTGAGCTTTCAAAGCCACGTATATACAGCCAGGGGTCATTGTCAGGAGCTATCGCCAAACAGGTGCTTTATTATGTTTTGCATGAATACCTTAAGCTCTTGCACCCGTTTATGCCATTTATTACCGAGGAAATATGGAGTACTATTACTCGCAGTGAAGGGCGTATTGTGGTGGCTCAATGGCCACAATATGACGAGCGATTTTCTTTTAACACCGAGTTTGATGATGCAGAAATATTTAAACAGATAGTATATAAAATACGAAATATCCGTGGTGAAATGAATGTACCCCCTGATAAAAAAGCTCACGTAATTATCAAGGCAAGTCCAAAAATTGAAACGTTAATACAACAACAGGAAAATAATCTAAAGATTTTGGCAAAGCTTGAGGATGTTACCTATGATGCAGCGTATGTGCCACAGAAAACTGATGCTTCTGCTGTTCTTCCTGAATGTGAGATATATGTGCCGCTGAAAGGTTTAATTGACCTGGATAAAGAAAAGGGGCGTCTTGATAAAGAGATTACCCGCATTCGGGGTGAGCTTGATAAGGTGCTGCGGAAATTAAACGACAGTACATTTATGTCAAAAGCACCCCAGAACATCGTTGCAAAAGAACAGAGTAAAAAAGCTGAGCTTGAAGAAGTGCTTGATAAACTTTTAGCTAGCAGAGCAAAATTAGGTTAA
- a CDS encoding phospholipase D-like domain-containing protein, whose amino-acid sequence MKYHKTLIACAILLISYTFLYAISPIEVYFTAPEKEEQVTAIQKALLQKINTAKISIHAAVYEITDPLIVDALCYAKSKGVDVKLVLESERLPENIKSQFERYHIPMRLDQRKGFMHNKFFIFDSKAVWTGSYNITQREAKLNNNNAIYIENEDVASIYFAEFNEMFEEGVFGNRADYTPFPFLSNKYYVKLNDIDINVYFSPDDNIERIITKRIEKAKKSIFFLAFSFTSDEIGEAIIAKHKQGVTVKGVFEKKDIKNVNSEYIKLKVEGLDVLYDANPNTMHHKVIIIDEEWVITGSYNFSKNAKKRNDENCIMIRSSDIAKLYLQEFDTIYNLAFRAKSKKRK is encoded by the coding sequence ATGAAGTATCATAAAACATTGATAGCATGCGCCATACTGCTTATATCATATACTTTTTTATATGCAATTTCACCAATTGAAGTATATTTTACTGCTCCCGAAAAAGAGGAACAGGTCACCGCAATTCAAAAAGCACTATTACAAAAAATAAATACTGCAAAAATATCAATACATGCTGCCGTATATGAAATTACTGATCCATTAATTGTAGATGCATTATGTTATGCTAAATCAAAAGGTGTAGACGTAAAATTAGTATTGGAATCCGAAAGATTGCCAGAAAACATAAAATCACAATTTGAACGATATCATATCCCTATGCGGTTGGATCAACGAAAAGGTTTTATGCACAACAAATTTTTTATTTTTGACAGTAAAGCCGTATGGACTGGCTCATATAATATTACGCAACGCGAAGCTAAGCTCAATAACAATAATGCCATTTATATTGAAAATGAAGATGTAGCTTCTATCTATTTTGCAGAATTTAATGAAATGTTTGAAGAAGGTGTTTTTGGAAACCGTGCAGACTATACCCCATTCCCATTTCTATCAAACAAGTATTATGTCAAACTCAATGACATTGATATTAATGTATATTTTTCCCCTGATGACAATATTGAGCGTATCATAACTAAGCGAATAGAAAAGGCAAAGAAGTCAATTTTCTTTTTAGCGTTTTCATTTACAAGCGATGAAATTGGCGAAGCAATAATTGCTAAACACAAACAAGGTGTTACAGTAAAAGGAGTATTTGAAAAAAAGGACATTAAAAATGTTAACAGTGAATATATCAAATTGAAGGTTGAAGGACTTGATGTACTCTATGATGCCAATCCCAACACGATGCATCATAAAGTAATAATTATTGATGAGGAATGGGTTATTACCGGGTCATATAATTTTTCAAAAAATGCTAAAAAACGCAATGACGAAAACTGTATCATGATACGATCCAGTGATATAGCAAAACTGTATCTGCAGGAGTTTGATACAATATATAATCTTGCTTTTAGAGCAAAATCCAAAAAAAGAAAGTAA
- a CDS encoding alpha/beta hydrolase, producing MKRKKIFLLITASLFLYVSCSSSLLNFFRWYERSRAGLVEKTIEVDGHTVHYLEGGKGQTILCIHGFGGTMDHWTRFARYMTGEYRIIALDLPGFGDSSFIEGQDYSILKQVERVHQFAQKLKISQFHIVGNSMGGYIAGYYAVTYPKDVVTLALFAAAGVKSPNESELSKELKKGNNPLIVSDVKSYDNLMEFVFYKPIWLPGFAKQYFAQKAVEKKSHFEYIFAQVHDVTLLEKHLNTISAPTLILWGENDRVLDVSGASVFKKGIKNSQLIIFKECGHLPMIEKPEESATVYKKFLKGENVAL from the coding sequence ATGAAACGCAAAAAGATTTTTTTATTAATTACTGCTTCGCTCTTTTTATATGTTTCCTGCTCATCTTCTCTGTTAAATTTTTTCAGGTGGTATGAGCGCTCCAGGGCTGGCCTGGTTGAAAAAACAATTGAAGTAGATGGACACACAGTTCATTACCTTGAAGGCGGCAAGGGCCAAACAATTCTGTGCATTCACGGTTTTGGTGGAACCATGGATCATTGGACTCGGTTTGCTCGCTATATGACAGGAGAATATAGAATCATAGCCCTTGATCTTCCTGGTTTTGGCGATAGCTCATTTATAGAAGGCCAAGATTATTCAATACTAAAGCAGGTAGAACGCGTCCACCAGTTTGCACAAAAGCTAAAAATTAGCCAATTTCACATTGTAGGGAATTCTATGGGAGGCTATATTGCTGGCTACTATGCTGTAACCTATCCCAAAGATGTAGTAACATTGGCGTTGTTTGCTGCAGCTGGTGTAAAAAGCCCAAATGAAAGTGAGCTTTCAAAAGAATTGAAAAAGGGTAATAACCCCCTTATAGTTAGTGATGTGAAAAGCTATGATAATTTAATGGAATTTGTATTTTATAAGCCAATATGGCTACCTGGTTTTGCCAAGCAGTATTTTGCACAAAAGGCAGTAGAAAAGAAGAGTCATTTTGAGTATATTTTTGCGCAGGTTCATGATGTGACATTACTGGAAAAACATTTGAACACTATTAGTGCCCCTACATTAATCCTTTGGGGTGAAAACGATAGAGTGCTTGATGTATCTGGTGCGTCTGTATTCAAAAAAGGGATTAAGAATTCTCAGTTGATTATATTCAAAGAGTGTGGCCATTTGCCAATGATTGAAAAGCCTGAAGAATCTGCAACAGTGTATAAAAAGTTCTTAAAAGGGGAAAACGTGGCATTATAG